The genomic DNA AGAGCTGACGAACCGACGGAAGTCGGGCGAGCTCTGCTGGATCGATGCGACGATCGCACCGATCACCGAGAACGGGGACGTCGAGCGCTACGTCGCGATCGAACGCGACGTCACCGAGCGAAAGGAGCGCGAGATGCGAATCGAGGGGCAGAACGAGCGTCTGACGCTACTGAACAACACGAACGAGGTTCTCCGCGACATCAACCGCGAGCTCGTCGCCGCGTCGACGCGCGAGGAGATCGAGTCGGCGGTGTGCGAACAGTTCGCCTCCTCGGACCTCTTCGACGCGGCGTGGATCGGCAGCCGGGGGCTCGTCGACGCCACGGTGAGCCCGCGCTCGTGGGCCGGAACCGACGTCGACTCGGTCGACGGCCACGTCGAGGCGTTGTGTGCCGGCGACCGCACGCCGGTCGAGCGGGCGCTGGAGGGGGACGGTCCCGTCTTCACCGACAGCGGCGAGGACGTGTCGGAGACCCCAGACGGGGAACGGAGCGTCGTGGTTCCGCTCGCGTACCGCGGCGCGGAGTACGGCGTTCTCGTCGTCGTGACCGACAACCCGAACGCCTTCGATCAGGTCGAATGCGGGATCTTCGCCGAACTCGGTCGCACCGTCGCCGACGCGATCAGCGCCGTCGAGAGCAAGCGAACGCTCGCTTCCGACAGCGTGACCGAACTGGAGTTCCAGTTGGCGGGCATCGACGAGCCGGTCGCGAATATGGCGGCACGCCTCGACTGTACGGTCACCGTCGAACACGTGGGGGCAACCGGCGACAGCGACCACGTTCAGTACGTGACCGTCGGGGACGGCGAGCCGGACGCCGTCACCGAGTACGCCGCCGAGGCCGATCACATCGACGCGGCACGACACCTCTACACGCACGGGGACCGTGCACTGTTCCGGCTGTCGGTCGACGGACAGTCGATCGTCGCGACGCTGGCACAGTACGGGGCGGGTGTCGAGTCGCTGTCGGTGTCCGGGACGAGCGGACGGTTGGTCGCACACGTCGCCAGTTCGAACGACATCCGAACCGTCGTCGACGCGCTCCGGGCGACCTACGACGACCTGACGCTCGTCGCACAGCGCGAGTGCGAGCGAGACGTCCAGACCGAAGCCGGGTTCAGGAAGCAGCTATCAGGTATGTTGACAGACCGGCAGCGCGAAGCGGCGCGCACGGCGTACTTCGCCGGGTTCTTCGACTGGCCCCGCGAGCACAGCGGCGAGGAGGTCGCGTCGATGATGGACATCTCGCAGACGACGTTCACACAGCACCTCCGGGCGGCCGAAAAGAAGCTCTTCTCGGCGCTGTTCGAGGAGACGGTGGCGAATCAACTGGAGTGACGTGGCCGCGATACGGACCCGAGCGTACGTCACTCGGCGCGGAGTCGGACCGTGACTCCGTCGGGAGCCTCGAACTCGATGCCACCGTCGCGCTCGGCGACAGCGACGTCGGCGCCGGCGAGGCGCTCGCGAACCGCACGCACCGCGGCGTCGTCGGGGACCAGCACCTCGAACCACGCCAGGCCGCGACCGCCCGCGGGGGAGGACCGCCCGTTCCAGGCGTTGAGTCCGAGGTGGTGGTGGTACCCGCCGGCGGCGACGAAAAGCGCCGCCCCGGCGTCCATCCGCACTTCGAATCCGAGCGTCTCGACGTAGAAGTCGCGGGCGGTCGGCACCGACGTGACCTCCAGGTGGACGTGCCCGAGCGTGGTCCCCTCGGGCGCGGTCGATCCGCCGTTCGACTCGGCGGCGATGTCGTCGAGATCGAGCGGGCGAGTCGCCATTTCGACGCCGCCGTCTGCCGTCCGCGGCCACTCCGCTCGCGGCCGGTCGCGGTAGATCTCGACGCCGTTCCCCTCCGGGTCCGAGAGGTAGAGCGCCTCGCTCACGTCGTGGTCCGACGCGCCGTCGAGCGTCCAGCCGTCGCTGATCCGTTCGAGCGCCGCCCCCAGCGCCGCGCGCGAGGGGAGGCGGAACGCGTTGTGGAACAGCCCCGCCTGATCGCGACCGCGGGGCGGGGCGTCCGCGTCACGGCGCAGGACGAGAAGCGGCGTGCCGTCGACGCCGAGCGTCGCGGTTCCGTCGTCCCGTGCGAGAACCGCGAGGCCGACGACTGTCCGGTAGAACTCGGTCACCGCGTCGAGGTCGTGGACGGAGAGCGCGGTGCGACCGAGTCGCGTCTCCGGGGGGAGCGAGGGAGAGTCTGCGGAGCCTGTCATCGTCCCGACTAGGTATCCCCGCTGGGAATCCATTTCGATTCGGGAGGCGGTTCCGGATCCGTCTCACACTGATCACTCTCACTTTGTACCGCCGAGCGCCACCCCCGTTGCCGGCGTTCGGTGGGAAGAGACGAGAGTAATCAGTGTCACAGCACGTCGAGGACGACGACGGAGAGGTAGATCTGTCCCAGTCCGGCGACGACGAGCAACGCGCCGGCGGCCTGCTTCAACCGTCCGGAGTACCCGCCGAACGAGCGCCAGGCGTCCACACCGGCGTCCGAGAGGAGGGTCACGCCGAGCAGCGGAACGGCGACCGTCGCGGCGTAGGTCCCGAGGACGACGAGCCCCCGCGTCGGAGCGAGCGACGACGCCTGCGCGACGACGCCCAGAAACAGCGGCACGACACAGCCCGCCGCCGCGAGCGCGTAGACGGCGCCGAAGACGCCGAAGCCGAGAAGCGACTCGGGGCGTTTCGGGAGCGGGATCGTCGGCGACGCGCGACCGGTGAGGACGAGCAGTCCGAAGACGACGAGGAGGCCGCCGATGACGGGTTCGAAGAGCGGGAGGACCGACGTGAGGCGCCGGCCGACCGCGAACACGAGCGCGGCGATTCCGCCGAGTGCGACCACCGCGCCCGTCGCCGCCGTGAGTCCGGAGACCACCGCCGGGGGGCGGTCGTCCTGCTGGAGGTAGAACCCGACGTAGCCGGGAAGCAGCGGGAACGCACAGGGGGCGAAGAATGTGGTGAGTCCCGCGCTGGCGGCGAAGGCGACGGCGCCGAGGAAGGCCGCGGAACTCACGGCTCTTCGAGCACCCGATCCAGTTCGGTCCGGATCGTGTCGGCGAGCGTGAGGCCGGCCTTCTGCCAGCGGATCGTCCCCGAGGCGTCCGCGACGGCGTGATACGGGATGCCGCCGGCACCAAGTGCTGCCATCAAGTCGCTGTCGGGGTCGACGCCGACGGTCCACGCGCCGTGGTGGCGGCGCCACCAGGCGCGGACGTCCCGTTCGGTGAGCGTCCCGCCCAGCCGCTCGTTCGTGATCGAGACGAACGCCACCCGATCGCCGTACTCCTCGTGGACGGTCGAGAGCACGTTCATCTGTTCCTTGCAGGGCGCACACCACGTCGCGAAGAGGTCGATGAACGTCGGCGTTCCCTCCTGGGGAACCGTGATCTCGCCCGCCTCGGACCCCGGCGCGTCGATCGTCTCGAAGGTGAGCGGAAGCCCCGAGGAATCCTCACCCGTCGGGGAGGGGAGGCCGCCGCGGACGGCGAGGACGCTCCCGCCGGTGAGTCCGAGGCCGCCGATCGCCGTCAGGAGTTGTCGTCGGTTCATTGGATGGATACGGCGGAAGGGCTACCCGTTCCGGACGGTTTCGAGGTCGTCGATCAGCCGTTCCGGGTCCGGCGAGTCGGTCCGGTAGGCCCGCTCGACGTAGCCGTCGGCGTTCACGAGGTAGGTCATCGCCGAGTGGGCGAACATGTACATATCCATATCGTCGGGGTGCGTGCGCTCGAACGTGACGCCGAACTCCTCCTCGACGGTCGCCTTCGCGCGCTCGACGGACGACGGACGCAGGAAGCGCCAGTTGCCGGCGTCGAGGGCGACGTTCATCTCTCCGGCGTAGGTTTCGAGGCGCTCGGCGTCGTCGCGCTCCGGGTCGAACGTCACCGGGAGGAAGGTCACCTCGTCGGCGTACTCCTCCCGGATCGAGTGCGTCTGCACGTTCCGCATCGACTGGATCAAGACCGGACAGACCGTGTTGCAGTGGCTGTAGAAGAACGTGTAAAGCGACGGCGTGTCGACCGAGCGGGTCGCGACCTCGGCGTCACCGATCGGGTCCGGCAGCGTCACGTCGGGAATCCGCTGGCCCCACGCGGGGTAGGGGAGTTCCTCGCTCGTGTACTCGCGGTCCGGTTCCGGGAGGACCACGTCGGGGTTCGAGTCAGAGAGGCCGAGACAGCCCGCGGTGCCGGCGAGGCCCGCGCCCGCGGCGCCCTGGAGGAAGGTCCGTCGTTGCATTCTGGGTGTATTGTGTCAGGTTCGCACGGCTATAAGCGAAGCGGTCGGTTCCCAACGAGTGAAAACGGTCGAGATCGTCCGAAGTCGTCCGAGAGAGGGTCCGATTTCGGGCGGACGGCGTCTAAACGAACGAAGGGAAGGGAAGGGAAGGGAGTGGCTATCGGAGCGAGACGTCCGCCAGTTCGGCATCGACGACGCCGACGTCGAAGCCGGGGATCGACGGATCGCCGACGTGCCATGTCGCGTCGGATCCGACGTCGACGTCGACGGGGTCGGAACCGAAGTTGAGGAGCCACACGTACCCGTCGCGCGCGGTGACGCGGACGGTCTCGGGGAACCGCTCGGCGTGGGAGACGCCCGCCCGGTCGAGGAGGTCGACGACGAGCGCGTCGGCGAGGTCGGCCTCGGGCCAGACGCCGCAGTAGGTCACGGAGCCATCGCCGAAGGCGTTGTCGAGGATCGCGGGACGCTCGGCCGCGACGCCGGCGGTGTACTCGCCGACCGCCGTCCCCCCGTCGGGAGCGAGCCACTCGGCCCACGTCCGGAAGTCGTACTCGTCGCCGCGGTACGAGAGTCGCGTCTCGATCGAGTCGGGGAGGCTCTCGTGTTGATCGACGCGCCCGCCGACGAGGTCGGCGAACGGGCCGGGCGCGAGGTCCGACTGGAGGCGATTCCCGGGGAGTTTGTACCCGGTTCGCGGGCCGACGAGCAGGTGACCGCCGTCGGCGACGTACGCCTCGAACTGGCCCGCGATCGACCCGTCGGCGAGGTGGACCGTCGGCGCGACGACGGCGTCGTAGCCGTCGAGGTCGACGTCAGCGCCGGGCGAGACGTCGACGACGTCGACCTGGAGACCCCGGGCGCGGAGCGCGCGGTAGAACGCGCCCACGAGGCCCCAGTAATCGAACTCCGGGGCGTGGGGCTGTGCGGAGAGCGCCCAGAGGTCGTCGTACGAGAAACACAGCGCGACGGGCGCGTCGACGCCGTCGAGTTCGCCGAGTGCCTCGAACTCGGCGGCCGCGCGTTCGGCGTCCTGATACCCGCGGTCGGGCGAGCCGTCGTGCTTCCGCAGGCCCGCGTGGTACTGTTCCTGGCCCTGCCGACAGCGGCGCCACCGGAAGTAGGAGACGACGTTCGCGCCGTGGGCGACGGCCTGGTGGGCCCACAGCCGCATCGCGCCCTCGCCGGGCTGCGGACAGCGCGGCGGCCAGTTGACGTCGCCGGGCTGTTGCTCCATCACCCAGAAGCCGTTCGGGCCGCGGTAGAGGTCGTGGTTGAGGCTCACCTGGTCGGGGTCGCCGGCGCGGAGTCGGTCGTCGGTGACCGCCTCCGTGTTCCGATCCTGCGCGAAGCCCGTGGGGTAGGAGTCCCAGGTGGCGAAGTCGAGCGCGTCGCCGACGCTGAAGGCGTCCAGCGTGTCGAAGTGGCCCATGAAGTTGTGCGTCACGAACCACTCGTCGTTCGCCTCGCGGATGATCTCGGCCTGCAGCTGGTTGTAGTCGACGACGCTCCCGTTGGCGAACCGGGCGTAATCCAGCAGGCGCGAGGGGTGGTGTTCCGCCGCGGTGTGGCGCGGCGGGTCGATTTCGTCGAAGGAGCCGTACCGCTGGCTCCAGAACGCCGTCCCCCACGTCTCGTTGAGAGCGTCGACGTCCCCGTACCGCTCGCGGCACCACTCGCGGAACGCCGCCGCGCAGTCCTCGCAGTAGCAGCGGACGGTCTCGTGGCAGCCGTACTCGTTGTCGGTCTGCCAGCCGACGACCGCGTCGACGTCGGCGTAGCGCTCCGCCATCTCCCGCGCGATCCGCGCGGACTCCTCCCGGTAGACGTCGGAGTTGAAGCAGTAGTGGCGGCGGCTCCCGAACGCGCGGGTCGTCCCGTCGGGCTCCACCTGGAGGATCTCGGGACGTTCGTCGACCAGCCACTTCGGCGGCGTCGCCGTCGGGGTACACAGGACGACGTCGATGCCCGCGTCGGAGAGCAGCGAGACGGCGGTGTCGAGCCACTCGAAGTCGAACTCGCCGCGTTCGGGTTCGAGCCGTCCCCACGAGAACTCGGCCATCCGGACCACGTCGATGCCCGCCTCGGCCATCTGCCGGACGTCGGTCTCCCAGCGCTCGCGGGGCCAGTGTTCGGGGAAGTAACAGACGCCGATCCGCGGGGTCGCCGCGGCTGTAGCGGGCGCGCGATTCGTTCCGTCGTCGGTGTCGATGTCGTCAGTCATAGCTCAGCGTGGAAATTCGAACTCGTTGGGGCCCGGCGCGGCGGTCAGTTCGACGAGGGCGGCATCGCCGCAGGTCTCGTCGGTCCGCCACGTACCGGGGGCCGAGGCGAACAGCGTCGTCGGCTCGTCGGCGTCCACAGACACCGAGAGCGTTCCGTCGGTCCAGTCGACCGCAGTCACCTGCGCGGCCGCGTTGGCCAAGTGCTCGGCACCGACGAGCACCGGTCGCGGGTCCGAGGTCGACGGTGCGCAGTGGACGAGCAGGCAGCCGTGGGGGTCTATCTCCCGTTCGACTGGCCCGGCGTGGAGCCGCCGAGCGTCGTCAGCCGGCGCGAAGGCCTCCCACGCCAACCCGTCGCCGCCGGCGTCGATATCGACGTATTCCGCGGGATCCACCCGAACGCGACGCGACTCGTCCGACCAGTTGAACGCCGCGACGGCGACCGCGCCGTCGGCGTCGCGCTCGCAGACGACCCGTTCGGGGAGCTCTCGGGCTCCGAAGTCGTCGACGCGACCGTCTTCGACCGGCGGAAGCGTCCGTTCGAACAGCCGTCGGCCAGCCTCGTCGATCTCGCTCACGGCGTCGCTCAGGAAGTTCGAGCCGCCCGTGAGCGCGACCAGCGCCGCGAACGACTCCCGCTCGGCGGCGGTGAGTTCGGTCGTCCACCGGACGAGTTGGCAGTCCGGGTCGTTCACCCAGAGCCGGCGGTGGCAGAACTGGCGGTTGAGGACGTTTCGGACGGCGTTCTCGTGTGCCGGCTGGCTGGCGCTGTCGCCCTGGCGCCGCCAGTACGGCGCGGTGTCGGGCCCGACGCGCATCGCGTC from Halobellus limi includes the following:
- a CDS encoding bacterio-opsin activator domain-containing protein; amino-acid sequence: MNWIIALSIALRLLGVGYSVLLLARTRDRRFGFLTLLLSFMTLRQLLTVRTANTGLEELPGLVVSGLTLLTVYYLSEYVDEEDAVKTRLQTVNERLRSFRKAIEHAGHAIFLTDPDGTIEYANPAVESVTGYEPEEVLGENPRLWQSGKHDEAFYAELWEQIESGAVWEGELTNRRKSGELCWIDATIAPITENGDVERYVAIERDVTERKEREMRIEGQNERLTLLNNTNEVLRDINRELVAASTREEIESAVCEQFASSDLFDAAWIGSRGLVDATVSPRSWAGTDVDSVDGHVEALCAGDRTPVERALEGDGPVFTDSGEDVSETPDGERSVVVPLAYRGAEYGVLVVVTDNPNAFDQVECGIFAELGRTVADAISAVESKRTLASDSVTELEFQLAGIDEPVANMAARLDCTVTVEHVGATGDSDHVQYVTVGDGEPDAVTEYAAEADHIDAARHLYTHGDRALFRLSVDGQSIVATLAQYGAGVESLSVSGTSGRLVAHVASSNDIRTVVDALRATYDDLTLVAQRECERDVQTEAGFRKQLSGMLTDRQREAARTAYFAGFFDWPREHSGEEVASMMDISQTTFTQHLRAAEKKLFSALFEETVANQLE
- a CDS encoding cytochrome c biogenesis CcdA family protein; translated protein: MSSAAFLGAVAFAASAGLTTFFAPCAFPLLPGYVGFYLQQDDRPPAVVSGLTAATGAVVALGGIAALVFAVGRRLTSVLPLFEPVIGGLLVVFGLLVLTGRASPTIPLPKRPESLLGFGVFGAVYALAAAGCVVPLFLGVVAQASSLAPTRGLVVLGTYAATVAVPLLGVTLLSDAGVDAWRSFGGYSGRLKQAAGALLVVAGLGQIYLSVVVLDVL
- a CDS encoding SCO family protein, giving the protein MQRRTFLQGAAGAGLAGTAGCLGLSDSNPDVVLPEPDREYTSEELPYPAWGQRIPDVTLPDPIGDAEVATRSVDTPSLYTFFYSHCNTVCPVLIQSMRNVQTHSIREEYADEVTFLPVTFDPERDDAERLETYAGEMNVALDAGNWRFLRPSSVERAKATVEEEFGVTFERTHPDDMDMYMFAHSAMTYLVNADGYVERAYRTDSPDPERLIDDLETVRNG
- a CDS encoding beta-galactosidase is translated as MTDDIDTDDGTNRAPATAAATPRIGVCYFPEHWPRERWETDVRQMAEAGIDVVRMAEFSWGRLEPERGEFDFEWLDTAVSLLSDAGIDVVLCTPTATPPKWLVDERPEILQVEPDGTTRAFGSRRHYCFNSDVYREESARIAREMAERYADVDAVVGWQTDNEYGCHETVRCYCEDCAAAFREWCRERYGDVDALNETWGTAFWSQRYGSFDEIDPPRHTAAEHHPSRLLDYARFANGSVVDYNQLQAEIIREANDEWFVTHNFMGHFDTLDAFSVGDALDFATWDSYPTGFAQDRNTEAVTDDRLRAGDPDQVSLNHDLYRGPNGFWVMEQQPGDVNWPPRCPQPGEGAMRLWAHQAVAHGANVVSYFRWRRCRQGQEQYHAGLRKHDGSPDRGYQDAERAAAEFEALGELDGVDAPVALCFSYDDLWALSAQPHAPEFDYWGLVGAFYRALRARGLQVDVVDVSPGADVDLDGYDAVVAPTVHLADGSIAGQFEAYVADGGHLLVGPRTGYKLPGNRLQSDLAPGPFADLVGGRVDQHESLPDSIETRLSYRGDEYDFRTWAEWLAPDGGTAVGEYTAGVAAERPAILDNAFGDGSVTYCGVWPEADLADALVVDLLDRAGVSHAERFPETVRVTARDGYVWLLNFGSDPVDVDVGSDATWHVGDPSIPGFDVGVVDAELADVSLR
- a CDS encoding TlpA family protein disulfide reductase translates to MNRRQLLTAIGGLGLTGGSVLAVRGGLPSPTGEDSSGLPLTFETIDAPGSEAGEITVPQEGTPTFIDLFATWCAPCKEQMNVLSTVHEEYGDRVAFVSITNERLGGTLTERDVRAWWRRHHGAWTVGVDPDSDLMAALGAGGIPYHAVADASGTIRWQKAGLTLADTIRTELDRVLEEP
- a CDS encoding VOC family protein, with protein sequence MTGSADSPSLPPETRLGRTALSVHDLDAVTEFYRTVVGLAVLARDDGTATLGVDGTPLLVLRRDADAPPRGRDQAGLFHNAFRLPSRAALGAALERISDGWTLDGASDHDVSEALYLSDPEGNGVEIYRDRPRAEWPRTADGGVEMATRPLDLDDIAAESNGGSTAPEGTTLGHVHLEVTSVPTARDFYVETLGFEVRMDAGAALFVAAGGYHHHLGLNAWNGRSSPAGGRGLAWFEVLVPDDAAVRAVRERLAGADVAVAERDGGIEFEAPDGVTVRLRAE